One Halococcus agarilyticus genomic region harbors:
- a CDS encoding NAD(P)/FAD-dependent oxidoreductase has translation MTRVIVVGGGLAGLVAARHLGRAGIDVQMFERREAVGGRVRSRHEDGFVLDRGFQVLFTAYPAAKRELDLSSLDLREFTPGATIARPGHRTTLADPLRDPGSLTETLFNRDPTLFDKLRVLSLRREFGERDEADLFTGEDRSIRALLADRGFSEPFVERFFAPFYGGITLDRSLSTSAAVFGYTFRMLAEGSIAIPADGMGAIPAQLADAARDAGAEIALDTPVETIETDGSAGENVASNSGATVETDSETHTADAVVVATDPRAARDLTGVASIPTDARGCVTQYFSFPTHDALDTGRKLLLNAEEDGPNHVAPLSAVASEYAPEGRELLSATFLGNPDESDDELARQVERTLAAWYPERRFDDLAHLHTDRIPFAQIAQPPGFYRDTPAVDAPDGSVYLAGDHTRWSSIHAAMDSGRAAARAVLDSE, from the coding sequence GTCGGCGGCCGCGTTCGGAGCCGCCACGAGGACGGGTTCGTTCTCGATCGTGGCTTCCAGGTGTTGTTCACGGCCTACCCCGCCGCGAAGCGCGAACTCGATCTCTCCTCCCTCGACCTCCGCGAGTTCACGCCCGGCGCGACGATCGCGCGGCCGGGACACCGAACCACCCTCGCCGACCCGCTCCGCGATCCCGGCTCGCTCACCGAAACGCTGTTCAACCGCGATCCCACGCTCTTCGACAAGCTCCGGGTGCTCTCGCTCCGCCGCGAGTTCGGCGAACGGGACGAGGCCGACCTGTTCACGGGCGAGGACCGATCGATCCGCGCACTCCTCGCCGATCGGGGATTCTCGGAGCCGTTCGTCGAGCGGTTTTTCGCCCCCTTCTACGGCGGGATCACGCTCGATCGGAGCCTCTCGACCTCGGCCGCGGTGTTCGGCTACACCTTCCGGATGCTCGCCGAGGGATCGATCGCGATCCCCGCCGACGGAATGGGCGCGATCCCCGCACAGCTCGCCGACGCCGCCCGCGACGCCGGAGCCGAAATCGCGCTCGATACGCCGGTCGAGACGATCGAAACCGATGGTTCGGCCGGTGAGAACGTTGCCTCGAACAGCGGCGCGACCGTCGAGACCGATAGCGAGACCCACACGGCGGACGCGGTCGTGGTCGCCACCGATCCACGGGCCGCCAGGGACCTCACCGGCGTCGCGTCGATCCCGACCGACGCCCGCGGCTGCGTGACCCAGTACTTCTCCTTCCCCACTCACGACGCGCTCGACACCGGTCGGAAACTCCTGCTCAACGCCGAAGAGGACGGCCCGAACCACGTCGCACCGCTTTCGGCGGTGGCCTCCGAGTACGCTCCCGAGGGCCGGGAACTCCTGAGCGCGACCTTTCTCGGCAATCCCGACGAGAGCGACGACGAACTCGCCAGACAGGTCGAGCGGACGCTCGCAGCGTGGTACCCCGAGCGACGCTTCGACGACCTCGCCCATCTCCACACCGACCGGATCCCGTTCGCTCAGATCGCTCAGCCGCCTGGCTTCTATCGCGACACGCCGGCCGTCGACGCTCCGGATGGATCGGTCTATCTCGCCGGCGATCACACCCGGTGGTCGTCGATCCACGCCGCGATGGACAGCGGTCGCGCGGCCGCCCGCGCGGTCCTCGACTCAGAGTAG
- a CDS encoding metallophosphoesterase family protein, which translates to MDVAFADRAVHLPESDTLVLADLHLGRGASANVEVPLPETDVPSRIGALCERFSPATVVLAGDVLHAFSHVPAAARETFREVKAGVEEAGARLVITSGNHDTMLDGVWDGPAPAAFSAGETTILHGHEPPEREAERYVVGHDHPKIAIEGDDWPCYLLGNGVYCGADVLVLPAFTRLAGGVAVNGGHGRGTLERSPLVTDIDRFRPVVRDEDAEETVEFPPLGAFRELL; encoded by the coding sequence ATGGACGTGGCGTTCGCGGACCGGGCGGTCCACCTCCCCGAGAGCGATACGCTCGTGCTCGCGGACCTCCATCTCGGGCGCGGCGCGAGCGCGAACGTCGAGGTGCCGCTCCCCGAGACCGACGTTCCGTCGCGGATCGGCGCGCTGTGCGAGCGGTTTTCGCCCGCGACGGTCGTCCTCGCTGGCGACGTGCTCCACGCCTTTTCACACGTTCCGGCCGCGGCGCGCGAGACGTTTCGGGAGGTCAAAGCAGGCGTCGAGGAGGCTGGCGCACGGCTGGTCATCACATCGGGCAACCACGATACGATGCTCGATGGGGTCTGGGACGGCCCGGCCCCGGCCGCGTTCTCTGCGGGAGAAACGACCATTCTCCACGGCCACGAACCGCCCGAGCGCGAGGCCGAGCGATACGTCGTCGGTCACGACCACCCGAAGATCGCTATCGAGGGCGACGACTGGCCCTGCTATCTCCTCGGCAACGGCGTCTACTGCGGCGCGGACGTGCTGGTTCTCCCGGCGTTCACCCGGCTCGCGGGCGGCGTCGCGGTCAACGGTGGCCACGGTCGCGGAACGCTCGAACGCTCGCCGCTGGTCACCGACATCGATCGGTTCCGGCCCGTGGTCCGCGACGAGGACGCGGAGGAGACGGTCGAATTCCCTCCCCTGGGTGCGTTCCGGGAGCTACTCTGA
- a CDS encoding J domain-containing protein: MSEAVTALLSEWLVLSAILALGSIVVVASVFVVGARLFPTTVRHSARLTGEGKRRREIREYLQSIDEPFAEEHPVCGEAVAFYLPKHDVAITFDARAYYRIQRAETHAVLVEHELPGVHLGSRLPFDTPDLALDEGTGVDPANAAFGVLGLPAGASVAEVKTAYREKVKQVHPDHGGDHEEFRRVREAYTTAKEHAG; the protein is encoded by the coding sequence GTGTCAGAAGCGGTGACCGCCCTGCTGTCCGAGTGGTTGGTTCTCAGCGCGATCCTCGCCCTGGGCTCCATCGTGGTCGTCGCGAGCGTGTTCGTCGTCGGCGCGCGACTGTTCCCGACCACAGTACGGCATTCGGCGCGGCTCACCGGCGAGGGAAAGCGCCGGCGTGAGATCCGCGAGTATCTCCAGTCGATCGACGAGCCGTTCGCCGAGGAGCATCCGGTCTGTGGCGAGGCGGTTGCTTTCTATCTCCCGAAGCATGACGTCGCGATCACGTTCGACGCACGGGCGTACTACCGGATCCAGCGTGCGGAGACGCACGCCGTTCTCGTCGAGCACGAACTCCCCGGTGTTCATCTCGGTTCGCGACTGCCGTTCGACACCCCCGATCTCGCACTCGACGAAGGCACCGGAGTCGATCCTGCGAACGCCGCCTTCGGGGTGCTCGGCCTCCCGGCAGGCGCGAGCGTCGCCGAGGTCAAGACGGCCTACCGCGAGAAGGTGAAGCAGGTCCATCCGGATCACGGCGGCGATCACGAGGAGTTTCGCCGGGTGCGCGAGGCGTACACGACCGCGAAAGAACACGCCGGGTAG
- a CDS encoding helix-turn-helix domain-containing protein: MAALPDWIDSRIDRNLDNSLTQRHVVATMLDAERPFFSARQVQSRVKPDISKATVRNRLNELRELDIVATEAYPESETLYYIDYPESNWPLSPEGQRALTMESPLDRLSMRGFLTMQETAGIRTLVLAGYQLTLLLLALGAVLSVLGLDVVFGSGIPLWGTAFNVLAVSTLTLVTERAVSWVRSRYGRLNPLPSA, from the coding sequence GTGGCAGCTCTCCCGGACTGGATTGACAGTCGCATCGACAGAAACCTCGACAACTCGCTGACGCAGCGCCATGTAGTTGCGACGATGTTGGACGCGGAGCGGCCGTTCTTCTCCGCCCGACAGGTTCAGTCGCGGGTGAAACCGGACATCAGCAAGGCCACGGTTCGAAACCGATTGAACGAGCTGCGGGAGCTTGATATCGTGGCCACAGAAGCGTACCCCGAATCGGAGACTCTGTACTACATCGACTATCCGGAATCGAACTGGCCGCTTTCCCCGGAAGGACAGCGTGCTCTCACTATGGAGTCTCCGCTCGATCGCCTCTCCATGCGCGGGTTTCTCACGATGCAGGAAACGGCAGGTATCAGAACGCTGGTCCTCGCCGGCTATCAGTTGACGTTACTCCTGCTGGCGCTTGGAGCCGTCCTTTCGGTGCTCGGGCTTGACGTTGTTTTCGGGAGCGGTATCCCTCTTTGGGGGACAGCATTCAACGTGCTCGCGGTGAGCACCCTTACCCTCGTCACTGAACGGGCGGTCTCGTGGGTTCGGTCACGGTACGGGCGGCTGAACCCGCTCCCAAGCGCATAG
- a CDS encoding DUF4870 domain-containing protein, which translates to MSSNESKPRPGPELLNERTLSGIFVHLLGFLTVVVGPGLIYLISDHDFTRANARNVLNWYLTILVLTLVAFGVFLLGADTMTIGGNTMEWSPLPGSLGSAFGIVGGLLLLLAILSWMATFFFMLFATFKAITGTAWEYPFARELIGSERG; encoded by the coding sequence ATGAGTTCGAACGAATCCAAACCTAGACCTGGTCCAGAGCTACTGAACGAGCGTACCCTTTCGGGCATTTTCGTCCACTTGCTCGGATTTCTGACGGTAGTCGTTGGCCCCGGATTGATCTATTTGATCTCCGACCACGACTTCACCCGAGCGAACGCGCGAAACGTGTTGAACTGGTATCTGACAATTCTCGTCCTCACGCTCGTTGCGTTTGGTGTCTTTCTACTCGGCGCGGACACGATGACTATTGGCGGGAACACTATGGAGTGGTCGCCGCTGCCAGGCTCTCTCGGAAGCGCGTTCGGGATCGTCGGTGGTCTCCTGCTGCTCCTCGCCATTCTCTCGTGGATGGCGACGTTCTTCTTCATGTTGTTCGCCACGTTCAAGGCGATCACCGGGACCGCGTGGGAGTATCCCTTCGCCAGGGAACTAATCGGGAGTGAGAGGGGGTAG
- a CDS encoding DUF3592 domain-containing protein, with protein MSDESGFSIDGPNTFRGAVLLLVVGLAASGYGAYDYLQQSDAVENSVEVDAEITEVGVESVSSSSSGGADFTPTVQFAYEYQATSYTSTNVFPAEITRNYDTEDAARSVLDDYETGETATAYVAPDDPGNAFLKNRTSNSPLLFVGVGLVFAVVGGLSVVNRYRGR; from the coding sequence GTGTCTGACGAATCCGGGTTCTCTATCGACGGTCCGAACACGTTTCGGGGAGCGGTCCTGCTGTTGGTCGTCGGCCTCGCGGCGTCCGGCTACGGAGCCTACGACTACCTCCAGCAATCCGACGCGGTCGAGAACTCGGTCGAGGTCGACGCCGAAATCACCGAGGTCGGGGTCGAGTCCGTCTCGTCTAGCAGTAGTGGCGGTGCCGATTTCACGCCGACAGTCCAGTTCGCCTACGAGTATCAAGCGACCTCGTACACGAGTACGAACGTCTTCCCCGCGGAGATCACCAGGAACTACGACACGGAGGATGCGGCCCGGTCCGTTCTCGATGACTACGAGACGGGCGAGACAGCCACCGCATACGTCGCCCCCGACGACCCGGGGAACGCGTTTCTGAAAAACCGGACGTCGAACTCGCCACTGCTGTTCGTCGGAGTCGGTTTGGTCTTCGCGGTGGTTGGCGGCCTCTCTGTAGTGAACCGCTATCGTGGCAGGTGA
- a CDS encoding DUF5827 family protein — translation MPRPKSSFDRVRPFEFRTPDEVLDPETMYSVYEIARLLQGLDPEAELDVETEDVLLDWAIPWMVANADALCFAEPASDDEPGHYGVR, via the coding sequence ATGCCCCGACCGAAATCGTCGTTCGACCGCGTGCGCCCCTTCGAGTTCCGGACCCCCGATGAGGTGCTCGATCCCGAAACGATGTACTCTGTTTACGAGATCGCGCGCCTCCTCCAGGGGCTCGATCCCGAGGCCGAACTCGACGTCGAGACCGAGGACGTGCTGCTCGACTGGGCGATCCCGTGGATGGTCGCAAACGCCGACGCGCTCTGTTTCGCCGAACCCGCGAGCGACGACGAACCGGGTCACTATGGAGTACGCTGA
- the sod gene encoding superoxide dismutase: protein MSEHSNAELPPLPYDYDALEPHISEQVLNWHHDTHHQGYVNGLNSAEETLAENRSSGDYGSTGGALGDVTHNGCGHYLHTMFWENMSPDGGGEPSGELADRIEEDFGSYEGWKGEFEAAASAASGWALLIYDPVADQLRNVAVDNHDEGALWGAHPVLALDVWEHSYYYDYGPDRGSFVDAFFEVVDWDAAADNFEKTTSNHE, encoded by the coding sequence ATGTCTGAACACTCGAACGCGGAGCTTCCACCGCTTCCGTACGACTACGACGCGCTCGAACCGCACATCTCGGAGCAGGTGCTCAACTGGCACCACGACACCCACCATCAGGGGTACGTCAACGGGCTCAACAGCGCCGAGGAGACGCTCGCCGAGAACCGGTCGTCGGGCGATTACGGCTCGACCGGCGGCGCGCTCGGCGACGTGACTCACAACGGCTGTGGGCACTACCTCCACACCATGTTCTGGGAGAACATGAGTCCCGACGGCGGCGGCGAACCCTCGGGGGAGCTCGCCGACCGCATCGAGGAGGACTTCGGCTCCTACGAGGGCTGGAAGGGCGAGTTCGAGGCCGCCGCGTCGGCTGCCTCGGGCTGGGCACTCCTGATCTACGATCCGGTTGCAGACCAGCTTCGCAATGTAGCGGTCGACAACCACGACGAGGGCGCGCTCTGGGGAGCCCATCCCGTGCTCGCGCTCGACGTCTGGGAGCACTCGTACTACTACGACTACGGTCCCGACCGTGGCAGCTTCGTCGACGCCTTCTTCGAGGTCGTCGACTGGGACGCCGCCGCGGACAACTTCGAGAAGACCACGTCGAACCACGAGTAG
- a CDS encoding cryptochrome/photolyase family protein, translated as MQLHWHRRDLRAADNRALAAAADDGPVLPVFVFDPDVLEHAVPPRMAFLHDALAWLREWYRERGSDLIIVRGNPAEELPDLADEHGVDGVVWNHDYTGLAQKRDEAVRAALDEAGVDHEAFHDAVHHEPGTITTNDGDPYAVFSYFGDKWLDREKDDPLPTPDADALADVAGDALPEIDELGFEEPDTNLPPAGTEAARERLDRFCESAIFEYDEEREYPARAGTSRLSQDLKYGTIGIREVTERTAAALDDAENGEEREAIETYQEELAWREFYTQVTYFNPHVVTRNYQEFENEIEWRDDAEDLAAWKAGETGYPIVDAGMRQLRVEAYMHNRVRMIVASFLTKDLLLDWRAGYDHFRERLVDHDTANDNGGWQWAASTGTDAQPYFRVFNPMTQGERYDPDAEYITTYVPELDGVDPDDIHSWHELGSEEREELAPEYPAPICDHGERREEAIAMFERARGDDE; from the coding sequence ATGCAACTTCACTGGCACCGGCGCGACCTCCGCGCGGCGGACAATCGCGCGCTCGCCGCGGCCGCCGACGATGGTCCCGTCCTTCCGGTCTTCGTCTTCGATCCCGACGTGCTGGAACACGCCGTTCCGCCACGGATGGCGTTCCTGCACGACGCGCTCGCCTGGCTCCGCGAGTGGTACCGTGAGCGGGGCAGCGACCTGATCATCGTCCGGGGCAACCCTGCCGAGGAACTTCCAGACCTCGCCGACGAGCACGGGGTCGATGGTGTAGTCTGGAATCACGATTACACGGGCCTCGCTCAGAAGCGCGACGAGGCGGTTCGTGCGGCGCTCGACGAGGCGGGCGTCGACCACGAGGCGTTCCACGACGCGGTGCATCACGAGCCAGGCACCATCACCACGAACGACGGCGATCCCTACGCGGTGTTCTCCTATTTCGGCGACAAGTGGCTCGACCGCGAGAAGGACGATCCCCTTCCCACGCCCGACGCCGACGCGCTCGCCGACGTGGCGGGCGACGCGCTTCCCGAGATCGACGAGCTGGGGTTCGAGGAGCCCGACACGAACCTTCCCCCGGCGGGCACCGAGGCGGCACGCGAGCGTCTCGATCGGTTCTGCGAGTCGGCGATCTTCGAGTACGACGAGGAGCGCGAATATCCCGCGCGTGCGGGAACGTCGCGGCTCTCTCAGGACCTCAAGTACGGCACCATCGGGATCCGTGAGGTCACGGAGCGCACCGCGGCGGCGCTGGACGACGCCGAAAACGGGGAAGAACGCGAGGCGATCGAAACGTATCAGGAGGAGCTCGCCTGGCGCGAGTTCTACACGCAAGTCACCTACTTCAACCCGCACGTGGTGACGCGGAACTACCAGGAGTTCGAAAACGAGATCGAATGGCGTGACGACGCCGAGGACCTCGCGGCGTGGAAGGCCGGCGAGACGGGCTACCCCATCGTCGACGCCGGCATGCGCCAGCTCCGCGTGGAGGCGTACATGCACAACCGCGTCCGGATGATCGTCGCCTCCTTTCTCACGAAGGACCTCCTGCTCGACTGGCGTGCGGGCTACGACCACTTCCGCGAGCGACTCGTCGACCACGACACCGCGAACGACAACGGCGGCTGGCAGTGGGCCGCCTCGACCGGGACGGACGCCCAGCCCTATTTTCGAGTTTTCAACCCGATGACCCAGGGCGAGCGCTACGATCCCGACGCAGAGTATATCACGACGTACGTCCCGGAACTCGACGGCGTCGATCCCGACGACATCCACTCGTGGCACGAACTCGGTAGTGAGGAGCGTGAGGAGCTCGCCCCCGAGTATCCCGCACCGATCTGCGACCACGGCGAGCGCCGCGAGGAAGCGATCGCGATGTTTGAGCGGGCGCGCGGCGACGACGAATGA
- a CDS encoding iron-sulfur cluster assembly protein, with amino-acid sequence MATTTRPTQAAVRDRLDRVDDPELDESIVELDYIRDLAIDASVVTVELVLPTAWCSPAFAWMMATGARDEVSALPDVEKCVVRLRDHMHEDEINHGVNERLAFEDAFPDAEDGLADVRRTLDEKARMGRQYRAIEALLDAGIDPEQIAALRRADVSLDDEQTLVSLADGGLVVSVSADPVVEYLRKAAATGLVTGPTDRLFATPEGEPISPDEFDRVQHRARLAKTNATGQGSICSALNEARNGVEGAD; translated from the coding sequence ATGGCGACAACTACCCGTCCGACACAGGCCGCCGTCCGTGACCGGCTCGATCGAGTCGACGATCCCGAACTCGACGAGTCGATCGTCGAACTCGACTACATCCGCGACCTCGCCATCGATGCGTCCGTGGTGACGGTGGAGCTCGTGCTGCCGACGGCGTGGTGTTCGCCCGCGTTCGCGTGGATGATGGCGACCGGCGCGCGCGACGAAGTGTCGGCCCTTCCGGACGTCGAGAAGTGCGTGGTCCGGCTCAGAGACCACATGCACGAAGACGAGATCAACCACGGCGTGAACGAGAGGCTGGCCTTCGAGGACGCCTTCCCCGACGCCGAGGACGGCCTCGCGGACGTGCGACGAACGCTCGACGAGAAGGCCCGGATGGGTCGGCAGTACCGCGCGATCGAGGCGCTGCTCGATGCCGGGATCGACCCCGAACAGATCGCCGCGCTCCGGCGTGCGGACGTCTCCCTCGATGACGAGCAGACACTCGTCTCGCTCGCCGACGGTGGTCTCGTGGTGTCGGTGTCGGCGGATCCGGTGGTCGAGTACCTTCGGAAAGCGGCGGCGACCGGTCTCGTGACCGGCCCGACGGACCGGCTGTTTGCGACGCCCGAGGGCGAGCCGATTTCGCCCGACGAGTTCGATCGCGTGCAGCATCGTGCGCGGCTTGCAAAGACGAACGCGACCGGGCAGGGAAGCATCTGTTCGGCACTCAACGAGGCGCGCAACGGCGTCGAAGGGGCGGACTGA